From the genome of Triticum aestivum cultivar Chinese Spring chromosome 3B, IWGSC CS RefSeq v2.1, whole genome shotgun sequence, one region includes:
- the LOC123069590 gene encoding kinesin-like protein KIN-14B, whose translation MDGQSGKTMQSLPDTLSSLKGFNKYLTPGWIESVSHILKELTPTKPQKVMEEDAQNVFECHDTELDIKVAKIQDEMVSLGAQLKQKTLQKRESLNNYLDLKGSIRVFCRMRPFNHEESYSSRTMFTLDESNVFLKVAETKTKQYKFDKVFDPCSTQGDVFSEVEPVIKSAIDGYNVCIFAYGQTGSGKTYTMEGKPKDLGVIPRGIQVLFDRASESNSRFQFTFSMLEIYMGNLRDLLVPGSKTNGLKNVPSLSIKTDPDGGIEIENLVAVTVNNFQEVKRLYGVGTRLRSTASTMANSTSSRSHCLIRISLTSFDAPERKKARNKIWMIDLGGSERLVKTKATGKRLKEGKAINLSLSALGDVIDALQTKKPHVPYRNSKLTQVLRDSLGCESKTLMLVHIRPNENDLCETVCTLGFATRVRSIRLESEESPEVKTRKEDFLKELEQTVSNLEQECDNIRREIKKLKDTVEHLRGPQTSASTNFATSHPSTQELKIDMSKNVRSLKNHREVPCGLPRFMKPTAASQHRIGLNNNVPSINRMKPPMPPKRRPSSVYAESVRFPVNADTWQSECSSECSISMTSDMNWTPSILDGTQCSQDASEYEIKQVIFSEHEKPSQGQVISFKEWQLTESENMQNKTEERSIIDIDNWIHQQILQSADTCQSKRVVTVPNVTEEETFNIPSPIKIEGTKSCKQAQDEKSELTLQPPPLDAKDIKRPKAVNHFATAELYSPPSREHCRTNETKKHMNENLAYQGRSRRSLQEKLDGCMLKLPESDLNTSPEIRPQEEEHSIGKLKKFFQALQTAWGCVRLGLGIVNLGLEHEFFQSLIL comes from the exons ATGGATGGGCAGTCAGGGAAAACCATGCAGAGTCTACCGGATACATTGTCATCCCTCAAGGGGTTCAACAAGTACCTCACACCCGGTTGGATTGAATCAGTGTCCCACATCCTCAAGGAGTTGACACCAACCAAACCACAGAAAGTAATGGAAGAGGATGCTCAAAATGTATTTGAGTGTCATGACACAGAATTAGACATTAAAGTTGCGAAGATTCAAG ATGAAATGGTTTCACTGGGTGCCCAACTAAAGCAGAAAACACTGCAGAAGAGAGAGTCACTAAATAACTATTTGGACTTGAAAG GAAGTATAAGGGTGTTCTGTCGTATGAGGCCTTTCAACCATGAAGAAAGTTACAGCTCCAGAACCATGTTCACCCTTGATGAGAGTAATGTTTTCTTAAAAGTTGCTGAAACCAAGACAAAGCAATACAAGTTCGATAAGGTTTTCGACCCATGCTCAACACAAG GTGATGTATTTTCTGAAGTCGAACCAGTGATAAAATCAGCTATAGATGGCTACAACGTTTGCATATTTGCCTATGGTCAGACAGGTAGTGGAAAAACTTATACAATG GAAGGCAAGCCTAAAGATTTGGGTGTCATACCACGCGGGATTCAAGTACTGTTTGATCGAGCTTCAGAGAGCAACAGCAGATTTCAGTTCACTTTCAGCATGCTCGAGATATATATGGGAAACCTACGAGATCTACTAGTTCCAGGAAGCAAGACCAATGGGTTAAAGAATGTTCCGAG CCTCTCTATTAAAACGGATCCTGATGGTGGCATTGAGATTGAAAATCTAGTGGCAGTTACCGTGAATAATTTTCAAGAAGTGAAAAGATTATATGGTGTGGGGACCCGTCTTAGATCAACAGCTTCCACTATGGCTAATTCTACATCAAGTAGATCTCACTG TTTGATTCGCATTTCATTGACCTCCTTTGATGCACCTGAGAgaaaaaaagcaagaaacaaaatatGGATGATTGATCTAGGTGGAAGTGAGAGACTTGTAAAGACCAAAGCAACTGGTAAAAGGCTGAAGGAAGGCAAAGCCATAAATTTGTCATTGTCAGCCCTAGGGGATGTGATTGATGCACTACAGACTAAAAAACCTCATGTACCTTACAG GAATAGTAAGCTTACACAAGTTCTGAGAGATTCTCTAG GATGCGAGTCCAAAACATTGATGCTTGTCCATATTAGACCAAATGAGAATGATTTGTGCGAGACCGTTTGTACCTTGGGTTTTGCAACAAGAGTGAGAAGTATCCGTCTAGAAAGTGAAGAATCGCCA GAGGTAAAAACAAGGAAGGAAGATTTCTTAAAGGAGTTAGAACAGACGGTCAGTAATTTGGAACAAGAATGTGACAATATTAGAAGAGAAATTAAGAAGCTCAAGGATACAGTGGAACATTTGAGAGGGCCTCAAACATCTGCTAGCACAAATTTTGCAACTTCACATCCGTCCACTCAGGAACTGAAGATTGACATGTCAAAGAATGTAAGAAGTCTGAAGAATCATAGAGAAGTTCCGTGTGGGTTACCAAGGTTCATGAAGCCAACTGCTGCTAGCCAGCACAGGATAGGTTTAAACAACAATGTTCCCAGTATTAACAGGATGAAACCACCAATGCCACCAAAGAGAAGGCCTTCTTCTGTCTATGCAGAATCTGTAAGATTTCCAGTAAATGCCGATACTTGGCAGTCAGAATGCAGTTCTGAGTGCAGTATCTCCATGACAAGTGACATGAATTGGACACCGAGCATACTAGATGGGACTCAATGTAGCCAAGATGCATCAGAGTACGAGATCAAACAGGTGATTTTCTCAGAACATGAGAAACCATCACAGGGTCAAGTCATTTCCTTCAAAGAATGGCAACTTACAGAATCAGAGAATATGCAGAACAAAACTGAAGAAAGGAGTATTATAGACATTGATAATTGGATCCACCAACAAATACTTCAAAGTGCTGACACATGCCAAAGCAAAAGGGTTGTAACTGTTCCCAATGTAACTGAAGAAGAAACTTTCAATATTCCTTCACCAATTAAGATTGAAGGGACTAAAAGTTGTAAGCAAGCACAGGACGAAAAAAGTGAACTAACCCTACAACCCCCACCACTCGATGCAAAGGATATAAAGCGACCCAAGGCAGTTAATCATTTCGCCACAGCAGAATTATACAGTCCTCCATCAAGAGAACATTGCAGAACCAACGAGACAAAGAAACATATGAATGAAAATCTTGCATATCAGGGGAGATCCAGAAGATCTCTTCAAGAAAAGCTGGATGGTTGCATGCTAAAGCTGCCAGAATCTGATCTCAATACAAGTCCTGAAATCAGGCCCCAGGAAGAGGAACACAGCATAG GAAAACTGAAAAAGTTCTTTCAAGCTCTCCAAACAGCATGGGGCTGTGTTCGTCTAGGATTAGGCATTGTCAACCTTGGATTAGAGCACGAGTTCTTTCAAAGCTTGATACTTTGA